A window of the Gemmatirosa kalamazoonensis genome harbors these coding sequences:
- a CDS encoding sodium-translocating pyrophosphatase has product MAPSQSALLWLILGASGVALVVAVLISRGVLARDRGTAAMQRISNAIQEGAEAYLARQYKTIGLLAVVVAALIYVGYAFAHRAESADSVGGLSAGTYALYTTVAFLLGAICSGIAGFMGMWVSIRTNIRTAAAATTSLNAALQTALRGGAVSGLFTVAMSIIGVAGLFGILQLLAPAGVDPAAWAQRIPFLIVGFGFGASFVALFAQLGGGIYTKAADVGADLVGKVEAGIPEDDPRNPAVIADLVGDNVGDCAGRGADLFESTAAENIGAMVLGVLLYRFFGLGGVLFPLVVGAVGLLASIVGVMIVRTSGDEDPMSALNRGFYATSALVAVGFFGLSKWLLQTPDAPDAWWHYFLCGMIGLATAFAFVYITQYYTEYRYRPVKSIAEASQTGAATNIIAGIAVGMESTVLPVITVAVAIISSYYLGRTSGLLDPTTGQPVGGLFGTAVATMGMLGTAGYILAMDVFGPITDNAGGIVEMSEQPDSIREKTDRLDAVGNTTKALTKGYAIGSAALAAFLLFSAYLDEVRTLTGNELSVNLAKPQIFVAGLLGAMLVFWFSSLAMSAVRKAAQSVIEEVRRQFREKPGIMQGTDQPDYGRCVDIVTIGALKAMVFPGALVVVFPIAVGLVFKQFGLGAEAVAAFLMIGTIAGILMAGFLNNGGGAWDNAKKYIETGMYGGKRSDAHKAAVVGDTVGDPFKDTAGPSLHVFVKLLSTITLVLAPLFI; this is encoded by the coding sequence ATGGCTCCATCGCAGTCCGCGCTCCTCTGGCTCATTCTCGGTGCGAGCGGCGTAGCGCTCGTCGTGGCGGTGCTCATCTCGCGCGGGGTCCTCGCGCGCGACCGCGGAACGGCCGCGATGCAGCGCATCTCGAACGCCATTCAGGAAGGGGCCGAGGCGTATCTCGCGCGGCAGTACAAGACGATCGGTCTGCTGGCGGTCGTGGTCGCGGCGCTGATCTACGTCGGCTACGCGTTCGCGCACCGTGCCGAGTCGGCCGACTCGGTGGGTGGGCTGAGCGCGGGCACCTACGCGCTGTACACGACGGTCGCATTCCTGCTCGGCGCCATCTGCTCGGGCATCGCCGGGTTCATGGGGATGTGGGTCTCCATCCGCACGAACATTCGGACGGCGGCGGCGGCCACCACCTCGCTGAACGCGGCGCTCCAGACGGCGCTGCGGGGCGGGGCGGTGTCCGGGCTGTTCACCGTCGCGATGTCGATCATAGGCGTGGCGGGGCTGTTCGGCATCCTGCAGCTGCTCGCGCCGGCGGGCGTGGACCCGGCCGCGTGGGCGCAGCGGATCCCGTTCCTCATCGTCGGCTTCGGCTTCGGCGCGTCGTTCGTCGCGCTGTTCGCGCAGCTCGGCGGCGGCATCTATACGAAGGCGGCCGACGTCGGCGCTGACCTGGTCGGCAAGGTCGAGGCGGGGATTCCCGAGGACGACCCGCGCAACCCCGCGGTGATCGCGGACCTCGTCGGCGACAACGTCGGCGACTGCGCCGGCCGCGGCGCCGACCTGTTCGAGTCCACCGCGGCCGAGAACATCGGCGCAATGGTGCTCGGCGTGCTGCTGTACCGCTTCTTCGGGCTGGGCGGCGTGCTGTTCCCGCTCGTCGTCGGCGCGGTGGGGCTGCTCGCGTCCATCGTCGGCGTGATGATCGTGCGCACGAGCGGCGACGAAGACCCGATGTCCGCGCTGAACCGCGGGTTCTACGCCACCTCGGCGCTCGTCGCGGTCGGCTTCTTCGGCCTGTCGAAGTGGCTGCTGCAGACGCCCGACGCGCCGGACGCGTGGTGGCACTACTTCCTGTGCGGGATGATCGGCCTCGCGACGGCGTTCGCGTTCGTCTACATCACGCAGTACTACACGGAGTACCGCTACCGCCCGGTGAAGTCGATCGCCGAGGCGAGCCAGACCGGCGCGGCGACGAACATCATCGCCGGCATCGCGGTGGGCATGGAATCGACGGTGCTGCCGGTGATCACGGTCGCCGTCGCGATCATCTCGAGCTACTACCTCGGCCGCACGAGCGGCCTGCTCGATCCGACGACCGGGCAGCCGGTGGGGGGGCTGTTCGGCACCGCCGTGGCGACGATGGGGATGCTCGGCACCGCGGGCTACATCCTCGCGATGGACGTGTTCGGACCGATCACGGACAATGCGGGCGGCATCGTCGAGATGTCGGAGCAGCCGGACTCGATCCGCGAGAAGACCGACCGCCTCGACGCCGTCGGCAACACGACGAAGGCGCTCACGAAGGGCTACGCGATCGGCTCCGCGGCGCTCGCCGCGTTCCTGCTGTTCTCCGCGTACCTGGACGAGGTGCGCACGCTGACCGGCAACGAGCTGTCGGTGAACCTCGCGAAGCCGCAGATCTTCGTCGCCGGGCTGCTCGGCGCGATGCTCGTGTTCTGGTTCTCGTCGCTCGCCATGAGCGCCGTGCGGAAGGCCGCGCAGAGCGTGATCGAGGAGGTGCGGCGTCAGTTCCGCGAGAAGCCCGGCATCATGCAGGGCACCGACCAGCCCGACTACGGCCGCTGCGTCGACATCGTGACGATCGGGGCGCTGAAGGCGATGGTGTTCCCGGGCGCGCTCGTCGTGGTGTTCCCGATCGCCGTCGGTCTCGTGTTCAAGCAGTTCGGGCTCGGCGCCGAGGCGGTGGCGGCGTTCCTCATGATCGGCACGATCGCGGGCATCCTCATGGCCGGCTTCCTGAACAACGGCGGCGGCGCGTGGGACAACGCGAAGAAGTACATCGAGACGGGCATGTACGGCGGCAAGCGCTCCGATGCGCACAAGGCGGCCGTGGTGGGTGACACGGTCGGCGACCCGTTCAAGGACACGGCGGGTCCGTCGCTGCACGTGTTCGTGAAGCTCCTGTCGACGATCACGCTGGTTCTCGCGCCGCTGTTCATCTAA
- a CDS encoding energy transducer TonB, with protein MFNNLLESKAKKQRSTGGTIFSVILHTGIIAGAVYATAHATIEAEKPKEEKVEFVEMKKDEPPPPKNEPPPPPPPDVAVAPPPPKGFQVLTAPVEIPDVIPQVDLSKKVTDEADFSGKGVAGGVAKGAVGGTGPVVQDQPYFEFQVEKPVVPAPGNTGPRYPEMLKSANVEGTVLAQFVVDTSGHVEPGSFKVLKSDHDLFSQAVKSALANMRFLPAEVGGRKVKQLVQQPFQFQLTK; from the coding sequence ATGTTCAACAACCTGCTCGAGTCGAAGGCCAAGAAGCAGCGGAGCACCGGCGGCACCATCTTCAGCGTCATCCTCCATACGGGGATCATCGCGGGCGCCGTGTACGCCACGGCCCACGCGACGATCGAGGCCGAGAAGCCCAAGGAGGAGAAGGTCGAGTTCGTCGAGATGAAAAAAGACGAGCCGCCTCCGCCGAAGAATGAGCCGCCGCCGCCTCCGCCGCCGGATGTGGCCGTCGCCCCACCGCCCCCGAAGGGCTTCCAGGTCCTCACCGCGCCGGTCGAGATCCCGGACGTCATCCCGCAGGTCGACCTCTCGAAGAAGGTGACCGACGAGGCCGACTTCTCCGGTAAGGGCGTCGCGGGCGGCGTCGCCAAGGGTGCCGTCGGCGGCACCGGCCCGGTCGTCCAGGATCAGCCGTACTTCGAGTTCCAGGTGGAGAAGCCGGTCGTGCCCGCCCCGGGCAACACCGGCCCCCGGTACCCGGAGATGCTGAAGTCGGCGAACGTCGAGGGCACCGTGCTCGCCCAGTTCGTCGTCGACACGAGCGGCCACGTGGAGCCCGGGTCCTTCAAGGTCCTGAAGTCGGACCATGACCTGTTCAGCCAGGCCGTGAAGTCGGCCCTCGCGAACATGCGCTTCCTGCCCGCCGAGGTGGGCGGACGCAAGGTCAAGCAGCTCGTTCAGCAGCCCTTCCAGTTCCAGCTCACGAAGTGA
- a CDS encoding sigma-54-dependent transcriptional regulator, with product MSDESTGARVLIAEDERQLALLLEHFLAGRGHTVSVVHDGRAALDAIEREPFDVALLDVQMPGLDGIAVLRGARELPMPPQVVVMTGNGTIDTALAAMQEGAYDYVAKPYRMAEVDLLVRRATERRRLERECAAVAAAPEPTIETRSPALQDAVATVLRVARSLGGLLLSGEPGTGRTTLARLAHGAAGGGPFVDLDGAAVATLGAAVVDRRVGAARGGGTLYARTVDALRADDQRRVAAALDTQALRVVASTARAPRSLALDPALRERLTTVVELPPLRERAGDVRALAESFVRRYGGASPPALSDAAAQRLERHAWPGNVAELRLVIEGAVARATAGVVDPSHLALP from the coding sequence GTGAGCGACGAGTCGACCGGCGCGCGCGTGCTCATCGCTGAAGACGAGAGGCAGCTCGCGCTGCTGCTCGAGCACTTTCTCGCCGGCCGCGGACACACGGTGTCCGTCGTGCACGACGGGCGCGCGGCGCTCGACGCGATCGAGCGCGAGCCGTTCGACGTCGCGCTGCTCGACGTGCAGATGCCCGGCCTCGACGGGATCGCCGTGCTGCGCGGCGCGCGCGAGCTGCCGATGCCCCCGCAGGTCGTCGTCATGACCGGGAACGGCACGATCGACACCGCGCTCGCCGCGATGCAGGAGGGCGCGTACGACTACGTCGCGAAGCCGTACCGCATGGCGGAGGTGGACCTGCTCGTGCGGCGCGCGACGGAGCGGCGCCGGCTCGAGCGCGAGTGTGCCGCCGTCGCCGCGGCGCCCGAGCCGACGATCGAGACGCGGTCCCCCGCGCTGCAGGACGCCGTCGCGACCGTGCTGCGCGTCGCACGATCCTTAGGCGGGCTGCTGCTGAGCGGCGAGCCGGGCACCGGCCGGACCACGCTCGCCCGTCTCGCGCACGGCGCGGCCGGCGGCGGGCCGTTCGTCGACCTCGACGGCGCCGCCGTCGCCACGCTCGGCGCGGCCGTCGTCGATCGCCGCGTCGGTGCGGCTCGCGGCGGGGGCACGTTGTACGCGCGCACGGTGGACGCGCTGCGGGCCGACGACCAGCGGCGCGTCGCCGCGGCGCTCGATACGCAGGCGCTGCGCGTGGTCGCGTCGACCGCGCGCGCGCCGCGATCGCTCGCCCTCGACCCCGCGCTGCGCGAGCGGCTCACGACGGTCGTCGAGCTGCCGCCGCTGCGCGAGCGCGCGGGCGACGTGCGCGCGCTGGCGGAGTCGTTCGTTAGGCGGTACGGCGGCGCGTCGCCGCCGGCGCTGTCCGATGCCGCGGCGCAGCGGCTCGAGCGTCACGCGTGGCCGGGCAACGTCGCCGAGCTGCGACTCGTCATCGAGGGCGCCGTGGCGCGCGCCACGGCGGGCGTCGTCGACCCATCCCACCTCGCGTTACCGTGA
- a CDS encoding amino acid permease — MPSIFSRKAIGDLLAEGESPSGLRRTLGVGDLVMLSIGAVIGAGIFSTLGTAAAGEVNAAGQVVRYGAGPALILSFVLLGVVCGFAALCYAELAAMIPQAGSAYAYSYATLGEIIAWIIGWDLILEYAVGNVAVAIAWAGYFNSLVSPWFTIPPWLTHGYWNAKALAAGGDAAMQSLLTTAPHVAGIPILVNLPAFLIVMAITWLLVIGVKESTRANNIMVGVKLLVLAVFIVVGAIHIDPANYRPFAPNGWRGIHQGAAIVFFAFIGFDAISTAAEETRNPQRNMPRGIMLGLGICTLIYVVVGAVATGLVPYMQLKSSDPLARALQVAGFPAAGWFVSAGAVVSMAAVLLVFQYGQPRIFFAMARDGLLPSWAAKIHPKYRTPHVTTIITGVLVALGALLADDAATYDLTNIGTLSAFALVCVGVLVLRYADPARPRPFRVPFVWPVTILGAVLCLYTMYGLPTSAWIRFGIWLVIGLVFYFLYGYRNSTLRRGTAPVPAAPPPPIEKK; from the coding sequence ATGCCTTCGATCTTCTCCCGCAAAGCGATCGGCGATCTGCTGGCCGAGGGCGAATCACCGTCGGGGCTGAGGCGGACGCTCGGCGTCGGCGATCTGGTGATGCTGTCGATCGGCGCGGTGATCGGCGCCGGCATCTTCTCCACGCTCGGCACCGCGGCCGCGGGCGAGGTGAACGCGGCGGGGCAGGTCGTCCGCTACGGCGCGGGTCCGGCGCTCATCCTCTCGTTCGTGCTGCTCGGCGTGGTGTGCGGCTTCGCGGCGCTGTGCTACGCGGAGCTCGCGGCGATGATCCCGCAGGCCGGCAGCGCGTACGCATACTCGTACGCCACGCTGGGCGAGATCATCGCGTGGATCATCGGGTGGGACCTGATCCTCGAGTACGCGGTCGGGAACGTGGCCGTGGCCATCGCGTGGGCCGGCTACTTCAACTCGCTCGTCTCGCCCTGGTTCACGATCCCGCCGTGGCTCACCCACGGCTACTGGAACGCGAAGGCGCTCGCCGCCGGCGGCGACGCCGCGATGCAGTCGCTGCTCACCACCGCGCCGCACGTCGCCGGGATCCCGATCCTCGTGAACCTGCCCGCGTTCCTCATAGTGATGGCGATCACGTGGCTGCTCGTGATCGGCGTCAAGGAGAGCACGCGCGCGAACAACATCATGGTCGGGGTGAAGCTGCTCGTGCTCGCCGTGTTCATCGTGGTGGGCGCGATCCACATCGACCCGGCGAACTACCGCCCGTTCGCGCCGAACGGCTGGCGCGGCATCCACCAGGGCGCGGCGATCGTGTTCTTCGCGTTCATCGGATTCGACGCGATATCGACGGCGGCGGAGGAGACGCGCAACCCGCAGCGCAACATGCCGCGCGGCATCATGCTGGGCCTCGGCATCTGTACGCTGATCTATGTCGTCGTCGGGGCGGTGGCGACCGGGCTCGTGCCGTACATGCAGCTGAAGTCGTCCGATCCGCTCGCGCGCGCGCTGCAGGTGGCGGGCTTCCCGGCCGCGGGATGGTTCGTCTCCGCGGGCGCGGTCGTGTCGATGGCGGCGGTGCTGCTCGTCTTCCAGTACGGCCAGCCGCGCATCTTCTTCGCGATGGCGCGCGACGGGCTGCTGCCGTCGTGGGCGGCGAAGATCCACCCGAAGTACCGCACGCCGCACGTCACGACGATCATCACCGGCGTCCTCGTCGCGCTCGGCGCGCTGCTCGCCGACGACGCCGCGACGTACGACCTCACGAACATCGGCACGCTGTCGGCGTTCGCGCTCGTCTGCGTCGGCGTGCTCGTGCTGCGCTACGCCGACCCCGCGCGCCCGCGCCCGTTCCGCGTCCCGTTCGTCTGGCCGGTGACGATCCTCGGCGCCGTCCTGTGCCTCTACACGATGTACGGGCTGCCGACGTCGGCCTGGATTCGCTTCGGGATCTGGCTCGTCATCGGTCTCGTGTTCTACTTCCTGTACGGCTACCGCAACTCCACGCTGCGCCGCGGCACCGCCCCGGTCCCGGCGGCGCCGCCGCCTCCCATCGAGAAGAAGTGA
- a CDS encoding response regulator transcription factor, with protein sequence MKILVIEDDPTVGQFVKRGLEEQRWVVDLVADGESGERAAASGAYDVVILDMRLPGKNGIDVLHSLRSRGFERPVLVLTAQDAVDAKVTTLRTGADDYVTKPFAFEELLARVEALARRPRALASPRLHVADLVLDQNTREVQRDGERIELTPKEYAVLEYLMRHAGRVMSRTLITEYAWGYHFDPGTNIVDVVINHLRKKIDAGQRQKLIHTVRGVGYVVKA encoded by the coding sequence GTGAAGATCCTCGTCATCGAAGACGATCCGACCGTCGGGCAGTTCGTGAAGCGCGGCCTCGAGGAGCAGCGCTGGGTCGTCGACCTCGTGGCCGATGGCGAGAGCGGCGAGCGCGCCGCGGCGTCGGGCGCGTACGACGTCGTCATCCTCGACATGCGCCTGCCGGGCAAGAACGGCATCGACGTGCTGCACAGTCTGCGGTCGCGCGGGTTCGAGCGGCCGGTGCTCGTGCTCACCGCGCAGGACGCGGTCGACGCGAAGGTCACCACGCTGCGGACCGGCGCCGACGACTACGTCACGAAGCCGTTCGCGTTCGAGGAGCTGCTCGCGCGCGTCGAGGCGCTCGCGCGGCGCCCGCGCGCGCTCGCCTCGCCCCGGCTGCACGTGGCCGATCTCGTGCTCGACCAGAATACGCGCGAGGTGCAGCGCGATGGCGAGCGGATCGAGCTCACGCCGAAGGAGTACGCGGTGCTCGAATACCTCATGCGCCACGCCGGGCGCGTGATGAGTCGCACGCTCATCACCGAGTACGCGTGGGGCTACCACTTCGACCCCGGAACCAACATCGTCGACGTGGTGATCAATCATCTGCGCAAGAAGATCGACGCCGGGCAGCGGCAGAAGCTGATCCACACGGTGCGCGGCGTCGGCTACGTGGTGAAGGCCTGA
- a CDS encoding ATP-binding protein, which translates to MPLSPLQALTDLAARLAGAVDLDAAMPDVLESARAALGARRCAVWLTGPDGTLAPRWGDAPPDAPSAHAVPLRAGGEVLGTFVVDAAPAAGDGVLSPGVVADVLAPSLAYFRGVREVEEQRRFVARVVDSLPVGLYVIDRDYRVQLWNRKRETDTTGVAREDALGRSIFDVLPRQNAEVLRREFDEAFATGRLQQFQIESRSTGELRTYRLTKIPMAVDGGGPSHVITLGEDITEWKAALERTAQAEKLAAIGQLAAGVMHEINNPLATIAACAETMTLGIAELPPSRPAPPGFGEYLRIIDHEVHRCRGITEGLLNFSRAKPLQRVSVGLNSIVEQTLFLLKHHARFKRYPVRLELAEGAGPQVTADPDQLTQVLMALLLNAADAIGEPAADHEEARGIMLRTGVDGADAFVDVADQGHGIAREELTKIFEPFYTTKPPGAGTGLGLSICYGIVRDHGGRIEVDSALGVGTTFRVLLPAAS; encoded by the coding sequence ATGCCGCTCTCGCCGCTCCAGGCGCTCACCGATCTCGCCGCCCGTCTCGCCGGCGCCGTCGACCTCGACGCCGCGATGCCCGACGTCCTGGAGTCCGCGCGTGCCGCGCTCGGCGCGCGACGGTGCGCGGTGTGGCTGACGGGGCCCGACGGCACGCTCGCGCCGCGCTGGGGCGATGCGCCGCCGGACGCGCCGAGCGCTCACGCGGTGCCGCTGCGCGCCGGCGGCGAGGTGTTGGGCACTTTCGTCGTCGACGCTGCTCCCGCGGCCGGCGACGGCGTGCTCTCGCCGGGCGTCGTCGCCGACGTGCTCGCGCCGTCGCTCGCGTACTTCCGCGGCGTGCGCGAGGTGGAGGAGCAGCGCCGCTTCGTCGCGCGTGTCGTCGACTCGCTGCCGGTCGGTCTGTACGTCATCGATCGCGACTACCGCGTGCAGCTGTGGAACCGCAAGCGTGAGACGGACACCACCGGCGTGGCACGCGAGGATGCGTTGGGCCGCAGCATCTTCGACGTGCTACCGCGACAGAACGCGGAAGTGCTGCGCCGCGAGTTCGACGAGGCGTTCGCGACCGGCCGGCTGCAGCAGTTCCAGATCGAGTCGCGGTCGACCGGCGAGCTGCGCACGTATCGCCTGACCAAGATCCCGATGGCGGTCGACGGCGGCGGGCCGTCGCACGTCATCACCCTCGGCGAGGACATCACCGAGTGGAAGGCGGCGCTCGAGCGCACCGCGCAGGCGGAGAAGCTCGCCGCGATCGGCCAGCTCGCTGCCGGCGTGATGCACGAGATCAACAACCCGCTCGCGACGATCGCCGCCTGTGCCGAGACGATGACGCTCGGCATCGCCGAGCTGCCGCCGTCGCGCCCCGCGCCGCCGGGGTTCGGCGAGTATCTGCGCATCATCGACCACGAGGTGCACCGCTGCCGCGGGATCACCGAGGGGCTGCTGAACTTCAGCCGCGCGAAGCCGCTGCAGCGGGTGTCGGTGGGGCTCAACTCGATCGTCGAGCAGACGCTGTTCCTGCTGAAGCACCACGCGCGCTTCAAGCGCTACCCGGTGCGCCTCGAGCTGGCGGAGGGCGCGGGGCCGCAGGTCACGGCGGACCCCGACCAGCTCACGCAGGTGCTCATGGCGCTGCTGCTGAACGCCGCCGACGCGATCGGCGAGCCCGCGGCCGATCACGAGGAGGCGCGCGGCATCATGCTGCGCACCGGCGTGGACGGCGCGGACGCGTTCGTCGACGTCGCCGATCAGGGGCACGGCATCGCGCGCGAGGAGCTCACGAAGATCTTCGAGCCGTTCTACACCACGAAGCCGCCGGGCGCCGGCACGGGGCTCGGGCTCTCGATCTGCTACGGCATCGTGCGCGACCACGGCGGCCGCATCGAGGTGGACAGCGCGCTCGGTGTCGGTACGACGTTCCGAGTCCTGCTCCCCGCCGCGTCGTGA
- a CDS encoding MotA/TolQ/ExbB proton channel family protein, protein MNLSLMELWTQMGAFAKGIVVVLAIMSIWSLTIMIQKWWNIRRAQAETKRFAPEFSQFLEEDNLTEAIKLAEGYKRSHVARVLGNALSEVKPLIMDGSVTVADINSAERAVEREMLMTIVDLKRGLGVLATVGATAPFVGLLGTTMGIVNAFTGMAASGSGGLSAISAGIAEALITTAFGLMVAIPAVWMFNYFSTKIDNLTAEMTYTSKEMIDYLIKGVSGEFGRSRFTREFSAGTGAGPISQ, encoded by the coding sequence ATGAATCTCTCGCTGATGGAACTGTGGACGCAGATGGGTGCGTTCGCGAAGGGCATCGTGGTCGTGCTCGCGATCATGTCGATCTGGTCGCTCACGATCATGATCCAGAAGTGGTGGAACATCCGCCGCGCCCAGGCCGAGACGAAGCGGTTCGCGCCCGAGTTCTCTCAGTTCCTCGAGGAGGACAACCTCACCGAGGCGATCAAGCTCGCCGAGGGCTACAAGCGGTCGCACGTCGCTCGCGTGCTCGGCAATGCGCTCTCCGAGGTCAAGCCGCTGATCATGGACGGCTCGGTCACGGTCGCCGACATCAACTCGGCGGAGCGCGCGGTCGAGCGTGAGATGCTGATGACGATCGTCGACCTGAAGCGCGGCCTCGGCGTGCTCGCCACGGTCGGTGCCACGGCGCCGTTCGTCGGTCTGCTCGGCACGACGATGGGTATCGTGAACGCGTTCACGGGCATGGCCGCGTCGGGCTCGGGTGGTCTGTCCGCGATCTCGGCCGGTATCGCCGAGGCGCTGATCACGACGGCCTTCGGCCTCATGGTCGCCATCCCGGCCGTGTGGATGTTCAACTACTTCTCGACGAAGATCGATAACCTGACCGCCGAGATGACGTACACGTCCAAGGAGATGATCGACTATCTCATCAAGGGCGTCTCGGGCGAGTTCGGCCGCTCGCGCTTCACCCGCGAGTTCAGCGCGGGCACGGGCGCCGGCCCGATCTCGCAGTAA
- a CDS encoding ExbD/TolR family protein, with product MAMSTGGQGGLTSDPNVTPMIDVLMVLLIIFMVIVPSSRKAIDVQLPDPNPQPSSAPNTSQIVLSVHKGGQFEINKEPQTLAGLAPRLKQIYDPRPDKIIFIKGDPDATYQDIIKAMDIARGAGVKVIGFTPKGAS from the coding sequence ATGGCCATGTCCACTGGGGGGCAGGGCGGACTGACGTCCGACCCGAACGTGACCCCGATGATCGACGTGCTCATGGTGCTGCTGATCATCTTCATGGTGATCGTGCCGTCGAGCCGGAAGGCGATCGACGTGCAGCTTCCGGATCCCAACCCGCAGCCGTCGAGCGCGCCGAACACGTCGCAGATCGTGCTGTCCGTCCACAAGGGCGGCCAGTTCGAGATCAACAAGGAGCCGCAGACGCTGGCCGGCCTCGCGCCGCGGCTCAAGCAGATCTACGACCCGCGCCCGGACAAGATCATCTTCATCAAGGGTGATCCGGACGCGACGTATCAGGACATCATCAAGGCGATGGACATCGCCCGCGGCGCCGGCGTGAAGGTCATCGGCTTCACGCCCAAGGGCGCGTCGTAA
- a CDS encoding sensor histidine kinase, translating to MASIRARLTTTYAAALAGTMLVFGATLWIGRGASVQRQLERYASAQAEVALRLTGFVRRKAKPGEPVQLTEVRDTVVGPTVVPELYTLLEALPEFILVVDANGQIVYGSREARLLSSDALDAIRSSAPRLSPSTVGHADIDRDTLDPRRRRAWEARGLPRTDQLLIVRRNADTTLAPIGYVIAGTSVGPSHRAQTELLGSMLAVAPFVLLVSIAVAYYLAGNTLRPLEQMRSELEAITDGRSLHRRLHLESTGDEMARLGATLNAMIGRLETSFGGLRRFTADASHELKTPLTVLRANVERAMSSPQGSSEQLVALEEALQEITRMADLVDSLLTLARFDEGRFDLHRESIELEPIVRDVYETAVILGEAAGLEIAMPVLEPATVLGDAARLRQLFLNLVTNAIKYTPTGGTVELRLDAGEDTVAFTVRDTGIGIAAADLPYIFDRFWRADRARSRRVLGEHVSERGGFGLGLAISQWIAQAHGGTLTVASRLTRGSTFTVTLPLIGEQVLPVQAAPAAYAVHDGAD from the coding sequence ATGGCGTCCATCCGCGCTCGACTCACGACGACGTACGCGGCGGCGCTGGCGGGCACCATGCTCGTCTTCGGCGCCACGCTGTGGATCGGCCGCGGCGCCAGCGTGCAGCGCCAGCTCGAGCGCTACGCGAGCGCGCAGGCCGAGGTGGCGCTTCGCCTGACCGGGTTCGTGCGACGCAAGGCGAAGCCGGGCGAGCCGGTGCAGCTCACCGAGGTGCGCGACACGGTCGTCGGTCCGACGGTGGTGCCCGAGCTCTACACGCTGCTCGAGGCGCTGCCGGAGTTCATCCTCGTCGTCGACGCGAACGGACAGATCGTCTACGGCTCGCGCGAGGCGCGGCTGCTGAGCTCAGACGCGCTCGACGCGATCCGCAGCAGCGCGCCGCGGCTCTCGCCGTCCACCGTGGGCCACGCCGACATCGACCGCGACACGCTCGACCCGCGCCGCCGCCGAGCGTGGGAGGCGCGCGGGCTGCCGCGCACCGATCAGCTGCTCATCGTGCGCCGCAATGCGGACACGACGCTCGCCCCGATCGGCTACGTCATCGCTGGCACGTCGGTCGGGCCGAGCCACCGCGCGCAGACCGAGCTGCTCGGATCGATGCTCGCCGTCGCACCGTTCGTGCTGCTCGTGTCCATCGCCGTGGCGTACTACCTCGCCGGCAACACGCTGCGCCCGCTCGAGCAAATGCGCAGCGAGCTTGAGGCGATCACCGACGGTCGCAGCCTGCATCGCCGACTGCACCTCGAGTCCACCGGCGACGAGATGGCGCGGCTCGGCGCCACGCTGAACGCCATGATCGGCCGGCTCGAGACGTCGTTCGGCGGGCTGCGGCGATTCACCGCGGACGCGAGCCACGAGCTGAAGACGCCGCTCACCGTGCTGCGCGCGAACGTCGAGCGCGCCATGTCGTCGCCCCAGGGCTCCTCCGAGCAGCTCGTCGCGCTCGAGGAGGCGCTGCAGGAGATCACGCGCATGGCCGACCTCGTGGACAGCCTGCTGACGCTAGCGCGCTTCGACGAGGGACGCTTCGACCTGCACCGCGAGTCGATCGAGCTCGAGCCGATCGTGCGCGACGTCTACGAGACCGCGGTGATCCTCGGCGAGGCGGCCGGGCTCGAGATCGCGATGCCTGTCCTCGAGCCGGCGACCGTGCTCGGCGATGCGGCGCGGCTCCGGCAGCTGTTCCTGAACCTCGTCACGAACGCCATCAAGTACACGCCCACCGGCGGCACCGTCGAGCTGCGCCTGGACGCCGGCGAGGACACGGTCGCCTTCACCGTGCGCGACACGGGCATCGGGATCGCCGCCGCCGACCTGCCCTACATCTTCGACCGCTTCTGGCGCGCCGACCGCGCCCGGTCGCGCCGGGTCCTCGGCGAGCACGTGAGCGAGCGCGGGGGATTCGGCCTCGGGCTCGCCATCAGCCAGTGGATCGCCCAGGCCCACGGCGGCACGCTCACGGTCGCCTCGCGGCTCACCCGCGGGTCCACGTTCACCGTGACGCTTCCGTTAATCGGCGAGCAGGTTCTTCCGGTGCAAGCCGCGCCCGCGGCATACGCGGTGCACGACGGCGCGGACTGA
- a CDS encoding ExbD/TolR family protein — MKAEPNVTPLVDVMLVLLIIFMVIIPTLTSGLNAAPPQGINLKKHPEEDGDVLLGIDRKGVYYLNRQPIRNETLEANLKRIFDARTEDKILYVRADKNLEYSKVQDAVDIAAKAGVRVTGLISEQLPGTEGQSVEEKKGGS, encoded by the coding sequence GTGAAGGCCGAGCCGAACGTGACGCCGCTCGTGGACGTCATGCTCGTCCTCCTCATCATCTTCATGGTGATCATCCCGACGCTCACGTCGGGTCTGAACGCCGCCCCGCCGCAGGGCATCAACCTCAAGAAGCATCCCGAGGAAGACGGCGACGTGCTGCTCGGCATCGACCGTAAGGGCGTGTACTACCTGAACCGGCAGCCGATCCGCAACGAGACGCTCGAGGCGAACCTGAAGCGCATCTTCGACGCCCGCACCGAGGACAAGATCCTCTACGTGCGCGCCGACAAGAACCTCGAGTACTCGAAGGTGCAGGACGCGGTCGACATCGCCGCGAAGGCGGGCGTCCGCGTCACCGGCCTCATCTCCGAGCAGCTGCCCGGGACCGAGGGGCAGTCGGTCGAAGAGAAGAAGGGAGGGTCCTGA